The following coding sequences are from one Nilaparvata lugens isolate BPH chromosome 6, ASM1435652v1, whole genome shotgun sequence window:
- the LOC111048368 gene encoding RAB6-interacting golgin: MDSFSGFTEEDIQRLSDNPEDTHEKGRETVKPSVSKNMQRHRNRLTQKNFTRERILKKHQYSNQNLPAIDIPKEARLSIPQIPEDEEVESNKTPAEDETGTTIKENSEEMKETPIEVESKTEKDTEALTTNTDKHGSIPSAKVIPFFLCAEANDKTLEEFETRQRMMEEQNKQRKEILKKAIADRARRTHEETKRLNEIEGELKKLDLLLSNDVAILRNQIESASLEFSEAQKRYDRAEKEFLDAKLDMFNKKERKELLTSHLCTIIEQNEMRKAKRLSDLMMKLEIGCSSMMTSHITVETKAETEPESIEKSKADDC; the protein is encoded by the exons ATGGATAGTTTTAGTGGATTTACCGAAGAAGATATTCAACGATTATCTGACAATCCTGAAGATACAC ATGAAAAAGGAAGGGAAACGGTCAAACCATCAGTGTCGAAAAATATGCAAAGACACAGAAACAGACTGACTCAAAAGAATTTTACGCGGGAGCGTATTCTAAAGAAACATCAGTATTCCAATCAAAACTTGCCTGCCATCGACATTCCAAAGGAAGCAAGACTCAGTATACCTCAa ATCCCAGAAGATGAGGAAGTGGAGAGTAACAAAACCCCTGCTGAAGACGAAACAGGAACCACAATAAAGGAAAACAGCGAAGAAATGAAAGAAACTCCTATCGAGGTAGAATCAAAGACTGAAAAAGACACTGAAGCACTGACTACGAACACAGACAAGCATGGGAGTATTCCATCAGCGAAGGTTATTCCATTTTTTCTTTGCGCTGAAGCTAATGATAAGACATTGGAAGAATTCGAAACTAGACAAAGGATGATGGAAGAACAGAATAAGCAACGTAAGGAAATTTTGAAGAAAGCTATCGCAGACAG AGCAAGGAGAACGCATGAGGAAACCAAGAGACTTAATGAAATAGAAGGAGAATTGAAAAAGCTTGACCTCCTCCTCAGCAATGATGTTGCCATTCTGCGTAACCAAATCGAATCGGCAAGTCTCGAATTTTCAGAAGCTCA AAAACGCTACGATAGAGCTGAGAAAGAATTTCTTGATGCTAAATTGGATATGTTCAACAAGAAGGAGAGAAAAGAACTGCTGACCAGCCACCTCTGCactattattgaacaaaatgaaATGCGCAAAGCCAAGAGGTTGTCAGACCTGATGATGAAGCTAGAGATTGGTTGTAGTTCAATG ATGACGTCTCATATAACAGTTGAGACAAAAGCTGAGACTGAGCCCGAATccattgaaaaatcaaaagcTGACGACTGTTGA
- the LOC111048393 gene encoding pyruvate kinase isoform X1 yields the protein MLWESATPDFLEDREILNSIDESPIPRLSKIICTINSRTATVEMIEKMIESGMDIARLNFAHDDAEHHLQAIANIRKAVKNIQSRSETHLDVAIAIDTKGPEIRIGMFEGGPEAQITLIEGKTLRLSTDRAYMKKGNSSVVYIDYEDIHEVATPGMKIFISSAILTLDWMEENDILCSVLQGGVLTSYDEVTGEGMFKLKTELSAKDLSYIELAIQEHVDCLFLTYTMSQDSVLKVKHLIKDCGGDMLVFAKIQNKIGLMNIKEILNVADGLIVCRHDLGIEFPSEKVFCCQKMVLARCKEAGKPCICSNSSLHSMVDESVASYSECFDLGNSVLDCVDGVLLSKVTAIGRHSLESIRFTAGVCKEAESVVNHKLVFDAVSIFHVDNPARSVAFTAVTLAFKTNAQAIIVISTSGSTAKWMSVYHPPCPIVAISRRLFDTRKLCFYRAIFPVLYKKPIENDWEEDIQERWKFGVEYCKQMQFVEAGNAVIVVTGWKIGASHTNSMKIVTVT from the coding sequence ATGCTGTGGGAAAGTGCTACACCTGATTTCTTGGAAGACAGGGAGATTCTCAACTCAATAGATGAGTCACCTATACCGAGGTTATCAAAAATCATTTGCACAATCAACTCAAGAACTGCCACTGTTGAAatgatagagaaaatgattgagTCCGGAATGGATATAGCTCGTTTGAATTTCGCCCACGACGATGCTGAACATCATCTGCAAGCAATCGCAAATATAAGGAAAGCTGTCAAGAACATTCAATCCAGATCCGAAACACATTTGGATGTAGCAATTGCAATCGACACCAAAGGACCGGAAATCAGGATTGGGATGTTTGAAGGAGGACCGGAAGCACAGATTACATTGATTGAAGGTAAAACTTTGCGACTAAGTACCGATCGTGCTTACATGAAGAAAGGTAACTCATCTGTGGTCTACATTGATTACGAAGATATTCACGAGGTAGCTACTCCAGGAATGAAGATTTTCATATCCTCAGCAATTCTAACATTAGATTGGATGGAAGagaatgatatattatgttcTGTTCTACAAGGAGGAGTTTTAACTAGCTATGATGAGGTCACTGGAGAAGGTATGTTCAAATTGAAAACAGAATTGTCAGCTAAAGATCTGTCATACATCGAGCTGGCAATTCAAGAGCATGTGGATTGCTTATTTTTAACGTATACAATGAGCCAGGACAGTGTTTTAAAAGTAAAACATTTGATAAAAGATTGTGGAGGCGATATGCTTGTGTTTgccaaaattcaaaataagatcGGTTTGATGAATATAAAGGAGATTTTAAATGTTGCAGACGGCCTGATTGTGTGCAGACATGACTTGGGCATTGAATTTCCTTCCGAGAAAGTTTTCTGTTGTCAAAAAATGGTGTTGGCAAGGTGTAAGGAGGCTGGCAAGCCATGCATTTGTTCCAACAGTTCGCTGCATTCGATGGTCGATGAGTCTGTGGCCTCCTACTCGGAATGCTTTGATTTAGGCAACTCTGTATTGGATTGTGTGGACGGTGTCCTGTTGTCCAAGGTGACTGCAATAGGCAGACATTCTCTGGAAAGCATCCGGTTTACAGCAGGTGTCTGCAAAGAGGCTGAGTCTGTAGTCAATCATAAATTGGTGTTCGATGCTGTCTCCATATTCCATGTTGACAACCCTGCACGATCCGTAGCTTTTACAGCTGTTACCTTAGCATTCAAAACTAATGCGcaggccatcatagtgatttcGACGTCAGGTAGTACCGCTAAATGGATGTCTGTCTACCATCCCCCTTGTCCGATTGTGGCCATTTCGCGCCGATTGTTCGACACAAGAAAACTTTGCTTTTATCGTGCAATCTTTCCTGTGCTATATAAAAAACCCATTGAAAATGATTGGGAGGAGGACATACAGGAAAGATGGAAATTCGGTGTGGAATATTGCAAACAAATGCAATTTGTTGAGGCAGGAAATGCCGTAATTGTTGTGACTGGTTGGAAAATTGGGGCAAGTCATACAAATAGTATGAAAATTGTTACTGTTACTTAA